In one Coccinella septempunctata chromosome 6, icCocSept1.1, whole genome shotgun sequence genomic region, the following are encoded:
- the LOC123315907 gene encoding uncharacterized protein LOC123315907 has translation MSHIRHTYGDDVFSRCKNIVNLNRKLASLSNRVIFLLQCRSKEVFPSHIINNIRQVYTLELEEHPYSYLVDRTMKKFRRSILNIEIKISIWKRDNTEQKLRKAQEWVVDKVNSTTYSAITGAGIRNFQKVFQRVKTENIKKLDRLIVDQRHPVGAIQSDRFVNNYTDVAIPEEVKLILGLGPKHGIIPDHIPKLQLIKDIENFTQTTFQDEDERNQVRGRCVGIINNFVRMNRQPKDPFKQHFIRTGRFIKEHPEIIIGNSDKGNTTVIMYKDEYVTEAKKMLNDGATYRALPSDPTKRIQNKINNYLKLLKKDSIITESQYKMLISYNNVAPKIYFLRKTHKREVKLRPVVSSIKSPSYKIAKFLHEILSDVLSTSVFDVKNSFMLVEELKSTVVPDGYELVSLDVISLFTNIPKELVIKTIKGQWHYIKNFTNLRRKEFVHLVDLCFEGGYFVFEGVFYDQIEGTAMGSPASSTFAKLVMLALFTYVISKLNFHIPLIKLYVDDTLLLIPKEKIEETLNVFNSFHQKIRFTLEREKNRSIPFLDILIIREKNRLKTNWYTKPINTGRCVNFHSNHSFSQKRNIAGNLINRAISLSDEEYRINNLNKVTEILKQNNYPTYYIKTCINIYNRAKRTIRSNIDTDVETVSTSQSTLTSQHITTKKYFKLVFYPTLSYKIERIFREYNGAAAFYNVLNNKMKFYTKLKERTPILQQSEIVYKIECNNCTKCYIGQTKQLLQERIRQHKNDAEKSHITQGTALAAHVHAEGHKFNFSEVTVLDYEPIYGRRLISEMVHIRSNNTVNYREDVQHLSLVYDSLILGNAGVQ, from the coding sequence ATGAGTCACATCAGACATACTTACGGTGATGATGTGTTTTCTCGATGCAAAAATATTGTCAATTTGAACAGGAAACTAGCGTCACTGAGTAACAGAGTGATTTTCCTGTTGCAATGCAGATCAAAGGAGGTGTTCCCATCacatataataaataatatcagACAGGTTTATACACTGGAACTGGAGGAACATCCTTATTCATATTTGGTTGACAGGACCATGAAAAAGTTCCGTAGgtcaattttgaatatagaaATCAAGATATCCATTTGGAAAAGAGATAACACGGAACAAAAACTGAGAAAAGCGCAAGAATGGGTGGTAGACAAAGTGAACAGTACCACATATAGTGCGATTACAGGCGCAGGAATCagaaattttcagaaagtatTCCAGAGAGTCAAAACCGAAAATATTAAAAAGCTCGATAGACTAATTGTAGACCAGAGACACCCTGTGGGTGCTATACAGTCAGACCgattcgtgaacaattacaccGACGTCGCGATTCCTGAAGAAGTAAAACTAATTTTGGGACTCGGACCGAAACATGGGATTATACCTGATCACATTCCAAAACTTCAACTAATCAaagatatagaaaatttcacaCAAACAACATTTCAAGATGAGGATGAGAGAAACCAGGTCAGAGGAAGATGCGTTGGAATAATCAACAACTTTGTGAGAATGAACCGACAACCCAAAGACCCATTCAAACAACACTTTATACGAACTGGAAGATTCATCAAGGAACACCCGGAAATAATCATAGGAAACTCAGATAAAGGTAACACCACGGTAATAATGTATAAAGACGAATATGTTACAGAGGCTAAAAAAATGCTGAATGATGGAGCAACATACAGGGCATTACCATCTGACCCAACCAAAAGAATCCagaacaaaattaataattacttaaaACTACTTAAGAAAGACTCGATCATAACAGAATCACAGTACAAGATGCTAATATCGTATAATAATGTAGCACCGAAAATATACTTCCTTAGGAAAACCCATAAAAGAGAAGTAAAATTAAGACCTGTAGTTAGTAGCATAAAATCTCCCAGCTACAAAATTGCAAAATTCCTACACGAAATACTCAGTGATGTTCTATCAACCTCTGTGTTCGATGTTAAAAACTCATTCATGTTGGTTGAAGAACTGAAATCAACAGTAGTACCGGATGGTTATGAATTAGTGTCACTAGATGTAATTTCTTTGTTTACAAACATTCCGAAAGAATTGGTCATCAAAACAATCAAAGGTCAATGGCACTATATTAAAAACTTCACGAATTTGAGAAGGAAAGAATttgttcatcttgtagatttatGTTTTGAAGGAGGGTACTTTGTTTTTGAGGGTGTTTTCTATGATCAAATAGAGGGTACAGCAATGGGTTCCCCGGCGAGCTCGACATTTGCGAAATTAGTTATGCTCGCTTTGTTTACGTATGTGATATCAAAGTTGAATTTCCATATCCCTCTAATAAAACTCTATGTTGATGATACATTACTATTGATAcctaaagaaaaaattgaagagactcTGAACGTTTTTAACTCATTCCACCAGAAAATAAGGTTTACCCTAGAAAGAGAAAAGAACCGGAGTATTCCATTTTTGGACATATTAATCATCAGAGAGAAAaatagattgaaaacaaattggtaCACGAAGCCGATCAACACGGGTAGGTGCGTAAATTTCCATTCCAATCACAGCTTCTCACAAAAGAGGAATATAGCAggaaatttgataaatagagCGATTTCTCTGAGCGATGAGGAATATAGAATAAATAACTTGAATAAAGTGACTGAAATCCTGAAACAGAACAACTATCCAACATACTACATAAAAACCTGTATAAACATCTACAATAGAGCGAAACGTACTATCAGATCGAACATCGACACGGACGTAGAGACGGTGAGCACATCACAGAGCACATTAACATCACAACATATAAcaactaaaaaatatttcaaactagTATTTTATCCTACATTGTCATATAAGATTGAAAGAATTTTCCGCGAATACAATGGTGCTGCAGCATTCTATAATGTTCTCAATAATaagatgaaattttacacaaaacTAAAAGAAAGAACACCAATTTTACAGCAATCAgaaattgtttataaaatagaatgcaataactgcacaaaATGCTACATAGGCCAGACAAAACAACTACTACAGGAGAGGATaagacaacataaaaatgatgcagAAAAATCTCACATAACACAGGGAACGGCTCTCGCTGCACACGTCCATGCTGAAGGACATAAATTCAACTTCTCGGAGGTCACAGTTCTGGATTACGAACCTATCTACGGTAGACGGCTAATTAGTGAAATGGTGCACATAAGGTCCAACAACACAGTAAACTATAGGGAAGACGTCCAACATCTCAGTTTGGTGTATGATAGTCTTATATTGGGCAATGCTGGGGTTCAGTGA
- the LOC123315908 gene encoding craniofacial development protein 2-like, translated as MSTFNSKYSGCINSSSIGSPGRTVLNVSFRKANLRKPLGIGTGNVRSLFEAGKQANLTQEMNRLKLDILGVAETWWPDAGECEVQNGVFFYSGNSDSNTGKVIQVYAPTADSTEHELKKFDEVQELLRLTKKQDVNIILGDFNAKIGNVQFEEIVGPYGLGETNERGDRLLQFCQEESMTTTNTFFQLHSRRLYTWKSPADRPHNVIRNQIDFILINRRFSSTIKRASTYPGADVPSDHVLLMGVMKISLSSQKKPTSQRRMALEGLRDPVIKAEISDEINRQFKQQHRILEKNYQNLGRE; from the exons ATGAGTACATTTAATTCAAAATATTCCGGATGTATAAATAGTTCTTCGATCGGATCTCCGGGAAGAACGGTTTTGAATGTATCATTCAGGAAGGCTAATCTAAGGAAACCATTGGGGATTGGAACAGGGAATGTGAGAAGCCTGTTTGAGGCTGGAAAACAAGCGAATCTCACGCAAGAAATGAACAGACTTAAGCTGGATATACTAGGCGTTGCTGAAACATGGTGGCCCGACGCAGGAGAATGTGAGGTGCAAAATGGGGTGTTCTTCTACTCAGGCAATAGCGACTCAAACACAGGAAAGGT TATACAGGTATACGCGCCAACCGCGGATTCGACTGAACATGAGctgaaaaaatttgatgaagTCCAAGAACTGCTTAGGTTGACTAAAAAGCAAGACGTCAACATAATCCTGGGCGACTTCAATGCCAAAATAGGCAATGTTCAATTTGAGGAAATAGTTGGACCTTATGGTCTCGGAGAAACGAATGAGAGAGGTGATCGTCTGTTGCAATTCTGCCAGGAAGAAAGTATGACGACTACGAATACATTTTTTCAGCTTCACTCTCGCCGCCTTTATACTTGGAAATCACCGGCAGACCGACCGCACAATGTAATACGAAATCAAATAGACTTCATACTCATCAACCGGAGATTCAGCTCAACCATCAAAAGAGCCAGCACGTATCCTGGAGCGGATGTACCTTCTGACCATGTACTACTGATGGGCGTCATGAAGATTTCTCTATCAAGTCAAAAAAAACCGACATCACAGCGACGGATGGCGTTGGAAGGATTGAGAGATCCCGTCATAAAAGCGGAAATATCTGATGAGATAAACAGACAATTCAaacaacaacaccgaattctggAGAAGAACTACCAGAATCTTGGCAGAGAATAG